One part of the Mycobacterium marinum genome encodes these proteins:
- a CDS encoding Tex family protein, which yields MNPSVATKSVNARLAEELAIAEAQVVAAVRLLDDGATVPFIARYRKEATGSLDDGQLRTLEERLRYLRELDERRAAVLASIEEQGKLTDELRATLMAADTKARVEDIYLPYKPKRRTKAQIAREAGLEPLADRLLSDPTLAPESAAAEFISDDVADAAAALEGARHILVERAAEDAELVGAIREKFWSDASLQTAPWSADVVTTAAAQKFRDYFEFSEPLHTMPSHRVLAVLRGEKEKVLSLNFDCGEDSPYEAMVAATLDIDLSAKAAATPWLAATVSFAWRIRLISSATIDARVRLRQRAEVDAVSVFAKNLKDLLLAAPAGARTTLGLDPGFRTGVKVAVVDGTGKVVDTCAIYPHQPQRQWDTAKATLAALIARHRVDLIAIGNGTASRETDALATELISDIRGAGATPPAKAVVSEAGASVYSASAYAAHELPELDVTLRGAVSIARRLQDPLAELVKIEPKSIGVGQYQHDVTPGILARSLDAVVEDAVNAVGVDLNTASVPLLARVSGVSESLAEAIVAYRDNTGPFHNRRALLEVPRLGPKAFEQCAGFLRIRDGEDPLDASGVHPEAYPVVRRILDRTGVALAEIIGDERSLRSLRPADFADDRFGVPTVTDILAELEKPGRDPRPAFITATFAAGVEKVADLKVGMVLEGVVTNVAAFGAFVDVGVHQDGLVHVSAMAERFVSDPHEVVRSGQVVRVKVVDVDVERQRIGLSLRLNDEPQRDRANRADRAPKPRGGADSKLRRDQRNPHHAKGAGRRDSSSSGSSMAQALRDAGFGK from the coding sequence GTGAATCCAAGCGTCGCCACCAAGTCTGTAAACGCCCGTCTCGCTGAGGAACTGGCCATCGCGGAGGCCCAGGTGGTCGCCGCTGTCAGGTTGCTCGATGACGGCGCAACCGTCCCGTTCATCGCCCGCTATCGCAAGGAGGCGACCGGCAGCCTCGATGATGGGCAACTGCGCACCCTCGAGGAGCGCCTGCGCTACCTGCGGGAGCTTGACGAGCGCCGCGCCGCGGTGCTGGCCTCCATCGAGGAACAAGGCAAGCTGACCGACGAGCTGCGGGCCACCCTGATGGCCGCCGACACCAAGGCGCGGGTCGAGGACATCTACCTGCCCTACAAGCCCAAGCGCCGGACCAAGGCCCAGATCGCTCGTGAGGCCGGTCTGGAGCCCCTGGCGGACCGGCTGCTGTCGGACCCGACGCTGGCCCCGGAGTCCGCGGCCGCGGAGTTCATCAGCGACGACGTCGCCGACGCCGCGGCGGCCCTGGAGGGGGCGCGGCACATTCTGGTCGAGCGGGCCGCCGAGGACGCCGAGCTGGTCGGCGCGATTCGCGAGAAGTTTTGGTCGGACGCTTCGCTGCAGACGGCTCCCTGGTCCGCCGACGTCGTCACGACCGCTGCGGCCCAGAAATTTCGGGATTACTTCGAGTTTTCCGAGCCGCTACACACCATGCCGTCACATCGGGTGCTCGCGGTGCTACGCGGCGAAAAGGAAAAGGTCCTTTCACTCAATTTCGACTGTGGCGAGGACAGCCCGTATGAGGCGATGGTCGCGGCAACCCTGGACATCGACCTATCCGCAAAGGCCGCGGCGACCCCGTGGCTGGCCGCCACGGTGAGTTTCGCGTGGCGCATCCGGCTGATCTCGTCGGCGACCATCGACGCGCGGGTCCGACTGCGACAGCGCGCCGAGGTGGACGCCGTCTCGGTCTTCGCGAAGAACCTCAAGGACCTGCTGCTCGCCGCCCCGGCTGGCGCACGAACGACCCTCGGCCTTGATCCCGGCTTCCGGACGGGCGTGAAAGTGGCCGTCGTCGACGGGACCGGCAAAGTGGTGGACACCTGTGCCATTTATCCGCACCAGCCGCAGCGGCAGTGGGACACGGCCAAGGCGACCCTGGCCGCGCTGATCGCCCGGCACCGGGTCGACCTGATCGCCATCGGCAACGGCACCGCCTCGCGCGAGACGGATGCCCTGGCGACCGAACTGATCAGCGACATCCGTGGTGCCGGGGCGACACCACCGGCCAAGGCCGTGGTGAGTGAGGCCGGGGCGTCGGTGTATTCGGCGTCGGCCTATGCGGCTCACGAGCTACCCGAACTGGATGTCACCCTGCGGGGTGCGGTGTCGATCGCCCGGCGGCTGCAGGACCCGCTGGCCGAATTGGTGAAGATCGAGCCGAAGTCGATCGGGGTGGGCCAGTATCAACACGACGTGACGCCGGGGATTCTCGCGCGCAGCCTTGACGCCGTGGTCGAGGACGCGGTCAATGCGGTGGGCGTCGACCTCAACACGGCGTCGGTGCCGCTGCTGGCGCGGGTGTCCGGGGTCTCCGAATCCTTGGCCGAGGCCATCGTGGCCTACCGCGACAACACCGGTCCGTTCCATAACCGCCGCGCGCTGCTGGAGGTTCCGCGGCTGGGCCCGAAAGCCTTCGAGCAATGCGCCGGCTTTCTTCGGATCCGCGACGGCGAAGATCCCCTCGATGCTTCCGGGGTTCATCCCGAGGCTTACCCCGTCGTCCGGCGCATTCTGGACCGCACCGGGGTTGCGCTGGCCGAGATCATCGGCGACGAACGGTCGTTGCGATCACTGCGGCCAGCGGATTTCGCCGATGACCGATTTGGCGTCCCGACCGTGACCGACATCCTCGCCGAACTCGAAAAGCCGGGGCGCGATCCGCGACCGGCCTTCATCACCGCCACATTTGCCGCCGGTGTCGAGAAGGTGGCCGATCTCAAGGTGGGCATGGTTCTCGAGGGTGTGGTGACCAACGTCGCCGCGTTCGGGGCTTTTGTGGACGTCGGTGTGCACCAGGATGGCTTGGTGCATGTCTCGGCGATGGCTGAGCGCTTCGTGTCCGATCCGCACGAGGTCGTGCGGTCCGGACAGGTGGTGCGGGTCAAGGTCGTCGACGTGGACGTGGAGCGCCAGCGCATCGGGCTGAGCCTGCGGCTGAACGACGAGCCCCAGCGTGACCGGGCCAACCGCGCCGACCGCGCCCCGAAGCCCCGTGGCGGCGCTGACAGCAAACTCCGGCGTGACCAGCGAAATCCGCACCATGCCAAGGGGGCTGGTCGCCGGGATAGCAGCTCATCCGGAAGCTCCATGGCCCAGGCATTGCGCGACGCCGGCTTCGGGAAGTAG